Genomic window (Rickettsiales bacterium):
CGTCATTGCGAGGAGCCTTGGCGTACGAAGCAATCTCTATAAGAAGGGGGGAGATTGCCACGCGCTTTAAAAAGCGCTCGCAATGACGAGAGTGGGGGAAGAGCTTTCGAAGTCTATAATTAGTTGATTTTTATTAATTTGGGTTATTTGTTTTTATGTCAAGCTTCGATATTAAAAATATAAAATTCCTAAGTGATTTGGTAGGGGAAGTCTGGATAAGTAATTTTTTCTAGATTTTCCTTCGATGACACTATATAATGCAGCTAAATAATTAGTTAGATAAGGTTGTTTAGGTTATGAATAATGTCGTCACTCGTTTTGCTCCATCTCCTACAGGTTATTTACATATAGGCAGCGCCAGAACGGCTTTGTTTAATTATTTATTCGCTAAGTCTAATAATGGTAGGTTCTTACTGAGAATTGAAGATACTGACCGCAAGCGTTCTACAGATAAAGCAATTGAAGCTATCTTAGATGGTCTTAAATGGATGGGTCTGAGTTGGGACGGAGAAGAAGTTACTCAATTTTCTAAGAGTGAGCGCCATAAGGAAGTTGCGTTAGAATTGCTTAACAAGGGCAAAGCATATAAATGTTTTTTAAGCTCAGAAGAATTAGAGAAACTTCGTGAGAAATCTATGAAAACAGGTGAGCCTATTCGTAGCAAATGGAGAGATGCCAAATCTTCTAGCCATCCAGATGCTCCATATGTTGTTAGGCTTAAATCTCCACGTGAGGGTGTTACAATTTTAGAAGATGAAGTTCAAGGAACTATTACCACTGAGAATCATACCCTTGATGATATGATTTTATTACGTTCTGATGGAACTCCAACTTATATGCTTGCAGTGGTGGTGGATGATCATGATATGGGTGTTACCCATGTTATTAGAGGTGATGATCATTTGAGCAATACTCCGCGTCAGATAGTTATTTATGAGGCTTTAGGATGGAAAGTTCCTTCTTTTTCACATATTCCTCTTATTCATGGGCCGGATGGTAAAAAACTTTCTAAAAGACATGGTGCTTTGGGAGTGGAGGGATATCGCGATATGGGATATTTACCAGAGACGATTTGTAATTATTTACTAAGACTTGGGTGGAGTCATGGTGATGATGAGATAATTACTCAAGATCAGGCTATAGAATGGTTTAATTTAGAGTCAATAGGGAAGTCTCCTTCCAGATTAGACTTTAAAAAGATGAATCACTTAAATAATCATTATTTAAAAGAGGCTGATAACGATAGGGTGTTGTTGTTAATGCTGGAGCATATGCCTGAATTAAGTGATCAAAGCAAGGAGAATATTTTTAAAGGTTTAAATAGTTTAAAACAAAGAGCAAATACTATATTAGAATTGGTAGAGATGGCTAAGATTTATATCTTAGAAGAAGAGATAGAAATTCCAGAAGATTTAAAGAAAATAATTATGATGAAATTTGACGTAATTCAAGATTTTCAGCATCATATTTCAAAATCTAAAGATTGGACTAAAGAAGATCTGATGGAACGCACTAAAGCTTTCGCCATTAGTAATAAGATGAAGTTAGGAGAAATAGCTGGTATTACTAGGGTGTTATTAACCGGATCTACTGCTTCTCCAAGTGTCTTTGAAATCATGTCTATTTTGGGCAAAGATGCAACCGTTAAAAGGTTAGGCAATGTTTATAACTCATGATAAATTCAAGCCAAAGAATATTCGCTATGGTTTTTATACCAAGTCTTTTCCTTATATAAAAAATAATAAAGAAGAGAGTTTAAAAAAAGTTTCTAGGCATTTTAATTCTGAGTCTGTATCTGTTGTAGAGCAAAAACATACCAATAAAATTATTATCGTGAATGATTATCAAAATTCTTGTGTAGCTGATGGTCAGGTTACTACGATGCCTAATATTGCTTTGGGGGTGTTAACAGCTGATTGTGTTCCTATATTATTGGCTGATGAGAATAAAAAGGTAATATCTGCAGTTCATGCTGGTTGGCGTGGAGCTAGAGCTAATATAATGCAAGAAGCTGTAGATAAGATG
Coding sequences:
- the pgeF gene encoding peptidoglycan editing factor PgeF, translating into MFITHDKFKPKNIRYGFYTKSFPYIKNNKEESLKKVSRHFNSESVSVVEQKHTNKIIIVNDYQNSCVADGQVTTMPNIALGVLTADCVPILLADENKKVISAVHAGWRGARANIMQEAVDKMKSLGAENITAIIGPCIKQHSYEVGDELYQDFMLESGGYKEFFVPSVKPNHYMFDFPGYVKDKLSRANISNILDVNRNTYDEEEVFFSYRRSTHNPNSPMGNIISIIMLT
- the gltX gene encoding glutamate--tRNA ligase; its protein translation is MNNVVTRFAPSPTGYLHIGSARTALFNYLFAKSNNGRFLLRIEDTDRKRSTDKAIEAILDGLKWMGLSWDGEEVTQFSKSERHKEVALELLNKGKAYKCFLSSEELEKLREKSMKTGEPIRSKWRDAKSSSHPDAPYVVRLKSPREGVTILEDEVQGTITTENHTLDDMILLRSDGTPTYMLAVVVDDHDMGVTHVIRGDDHLSNTPRQIVIYEALGWKVPSFSHIPLIHGPDGKKLSKRHGALGVEGYRDMGYLPETICNYLLRLGWSHGDDEIITQDQAIEWFNLESIGKSPSRLDFKKMNHLNNHYLKEADNDRVLLLMLEHMPELSDQSKENIFKGLNSLKQRANTILELVEMAKIYILEEEIEIPEDLKKIIMMKFDVIQDFQHHISKSKDWTKEDLMERTKAFAISNKMKLGEIAGITRVLLTGSTASPSVFEIMSILGKDATVKRLGNVYNS